A single window of Amphiura filiformis chromosome 17, Afil_fr2py, whole genome shotgun sequence DNA harbors:
- the LOC140138074 gene encoding uncharacterized protein isoform X1 — MRFIQNHELREWVKESLRRAIFQKAHALAMQTGCEILIKLQDDSDATASHQYYGTKVLRQAYHNNRLRMHPEDKLVSGETGMPVISQSTCMQIGTDDSMGNNGLEGLMIGDHGMIQAEFQEQYLANGETMTEPATQLREINTFADKSHDHIASTTSGSVPEVRIKVEKLENSEEATLSCGTSHDDTSESLSESSFPRSTVSINPKPYQCAVCHKAFRSIQVLQKHTQTFHVRPHHSMGALRNRGKGGHILNRLPPHERYHDVTIPPGLPPDLKGFYCIICNQDFPNPSALQDHMTVSHMDTSNDDNSSDAPHQNLTSSKSAANEKSTAGPNVPKQALFIAPPDPGSSTQLSIATSSSVPIFMTLPSSSSPPAAVSPGVPFCQSSPTGPIFSHPGLPVGFSRASTSSGRKTGSKKHRFRNKISLQSAMTAILLTAGPIVTHRAVSSYGPGYIRSAGFYIAKDQFMHAAEKLELAQFGTLMKFTSAAFIKQHPDEIQGDIEVENLILCRKEVYRTKFNKPVARCITKNSTLMRQLYSTGVITEEVMVHDGTVNMT, encoded by the exons ATGCGCTTCATACAGAACCACGAGCTACGAGAGTGGGTCAAGGAGAGTCTGAGAAGAGCCATATTCCAAAAG GCTCATGCATTGGCCATGCAAACTGGTTGTGAGATTCTCATCAAGCTACAAGATGACTCAGATGCTACAGCAAGCCACCAATATTATGGGACTAAGGTGCTACGTCAAGCCTACCACAACAACAGACTACGAATGCACCCAGAAGATAAGCTAGTATCGGGCGAGACCGGAATGCCGGTAATAAGCCAGAGTACATGTATGCAGATAGGTACTGATGATAGTATGGGTAATAATGGCCTTGAAGGGCTGATGATTGGTGATCATGGTATGATCCAAGCTGAGTTTCAAGAACAATACTTAGCTAACGGGGAGACTATGACAGAGCCTGCGACGCAGTTGCGAGAAATTAATACATTTGCTGATAAATCACATGACCATATTGCATCGACAACCAGTGGCAGCGTACCGGAGGTGCGGATCAAAGTAGAGAAGCTTGAAAATAGCGAGGAAGCAACTTTGTCATGTGGAACATCCCATGATGATACAAGTGAAAGTTTATCAGAGTCATCGTTTCCAAGAAGTACAGTGTCAATCAATCCTAAACCATACCAGTGTGCAGTGTGTCATAAGGCATTTAGAAGCATTCAGGTGCTACAGAAACACACTCAGACTTTCCACGTTAGACCTCATCATAGCATGGGAGCACTGCGGAATCGAGGCAAAGGTGGTCATATACTGAATAGGCTACCACCTCATGAACGGTATCATGATGTAACCATACCACCGGGACTGCCTCCGGATTTAAAAGG GTTCTATTGTATAATATGCAACCAGGATTTCCCCAATCCATCTGCACTACAAGACCACATGACTGTATCCCATATGGACACATCAAACGATGACAACTCTTCAGATGCACCTCATCAAAATCTCACTTCATCAAAATCCGCTGCTAATGAGAAATCTACTGCTGGACCTAATGTCCCAAAGCAAGCCTTGTTTATAGCACCCCCTGATCCTGGCTCCTCCACTCAGCTCTCCATAGCAACCTCATCATCAGTGCCAATTTTCATGACtcttccatcatcatcatctccaccAGCAGCAGTATCTCCAGGTGTACCATTTTGTCAATCTAGCCCAACTGGTCCTATCTTCTCACATCCAGGCCTTCCGGTTGGCTTCTCAAGAGCATCTACCTCATCTGGTCGT AAAACGGGGAGCAAGAAACACCGATTCAGAAATAAAATTAGCCTCCAAAGTGCCATGACAGCTATTCTACTAACAGCTGGGCCTATTGTTACCCACAGAGCAGTCAGCAGTTATGGCCCTGGTTATATACGCAGCGCTGGTTTCTACATAGCAAAAGATCAGTTTATGCATGCAGCAGAAAAATTGGAATTAGCACAATTTGGAACGTTAATGAAATTTACTTCTGCGGCTTTTATCAAGCAACATCCGGATGAGATTCAGGGTGATATTGAAGTTGAAAACCTGATCTTGTGTCGGAAGGAGGTTTATCGTACAAAATTTAACAAACCAGTAGCAAGGTGTATAACCAAAAACTCGACGTTGATGAGGCAATTATATTCTACAGGTGTAATTACTGAAGAGGTGATGGTACATGATGGAACAGTCAACATGACTTGA
- the LOC140138074 gene encoding uncharacterized protein isoform X2, translating to MRFIQNHELREWVKESLRRAIFQKAHALAMQTGCEILIKLQDDSDATASHQYYGTKVLRQAYHNNRLRMHPEDKLVSGETGMPVISQSTCMQIGTDDSMGNNGLEGLMIGDHGMIQAEFQEQYLANGETMTEPATQLREINTFADKSHDHIASTTSGSVPEVRIKVEKLENSEEATLSCGTSHDDTSESLSESSFPRSTVSINPKPYQCAVCHKAFRSIQVLQKHTQTFHVRPHHSMGALRNRGKGGHILNRLPPHERYHDVTIPPGLPPDLKGFYCIICNQDFPNPSALQDHMTVSHMDTSNDDNSSDAPHQNLTSSKSAANEKSTAGPNVPKQALFIAPPDPGSSTQLSIATSSSVPIFMTLPSSSSPPAAVSPGVPFCQSSPTGPIFSHPGLPVGFSRASTSSGRSKNRTYTKRLMGKQLNNRDIMSAVLQTAGPVATHFTVLTASPNFILGSTYITKEQFVAAASALQDLHLGSLVTVRHIHGRPSVNFVKKPPDDAKEHLLLEANADLCSPSLYEEKFKAATPACVPQGTRDKLISLGLVSRADFK from the exons ATGCGCTTCATACAGAACCACGAGCTACGAGAGTGGGTCAAGGAGAGTCTGAGAAGAGCCATATTCCAAAAG GCTCATGCATTGGCCATGCAAACTGGTTGTGAGATTCTCATCAAGCTACAAGATGACTCAGATGCTACAGCAAGCCACCAATATTATGGGACTAAGGTGCTACGTCAAGCCTACCACAACAACAGACTACGAATGCACCCAGAAGATAAGCTAGTATCGGGCGAGACCGGAATGCCGGTAATAAGCCAGAGTACATGTATGCAGATAGGTACTGATGATAGTATGGGTAATAATGGCCTTGAAGGGCTGATGATTGGTGATCATGGTATGATCCAAGCTGAGTTTCAAGAACAATACTTAGCTAACGGGGAGACTATGACAGAGCCTGCGACGCAGTTGCGAGAAATTAATACATTTGCTGATAAATCACATGACCATATTGCATCGACAACCAGTGGCAGCGTACCGGAGGTGCGGATCAAAGTAGAGAAGCTTGAAAATAGCGAGGAAGCAACTTTGTCATGTGGAACATCCCATGATGATACAAGTGAAAGTTTATCAGAGTCATCGTTTCCAAGAAGTACAGTGTCAATCAATCCTAAACCATACCAGTGTGCAGTGTGTCATAAGGCATTTAGAAGCATTCAGGTGCTACAGAAACACACTCAGACTTTCCACGTTAGACCTCATCATAGCATGGGAGCACTGCGGAATCGAGGCAAAGGTGGTCATATACTGAATAGGCTACCACCTCATGAACGGTATCATGATGTAACCATACCACCGGGACTGCCTCCGGATTTAAAAGG GTTCTATTGTATAATATGCAACCAGGATTTCCCCAATCCATCTGCACTACAAGACCACATGACTGTATCCCATATGGACACATCAAACGATGACAACTCTTCAGATGCACCTCATCAAAATCTCACTTCATCAAAATCCGCTGCTAATGAGAAATCTACTGCTGGACCTAATGTCCCAAAGCAAGCCTTGTTTATAGCACCCCCTGATCCTGGCTCCTCCACTCAGCTCTCCATAGCAACCTCATCATCAGTGCCAATTTTCATGACtcttccatcatcatcatctccaccAGCAGCAGTATCTCCAGGTGTACCATTTTGTCAATCTAGCCCAACTGGTCCTATCTTCTCACATCCAGGCCTTCCGGTTGGCTTCTCAAGAGCATCTACCTCATCTGGTCGT TCCAAGAACCGAACCTACACCAAGAGGTTGATGGGTAAACAGCTCAATAATCGTGACATCATGTCAGCTGTATTGCAGACAGCTGGACCAGTAGCAACGCATTTCACCGTCCTCACAGCTAGTCCCAACTTCATCCTTGGTTCCACCTACATCACCAAGGAACAGTTTGTAGCAGCTGCCAGCGCATTACAGGATCTACACCTTGGATCATTGGTAACTGTACGTCACATCCATGGAAGGCCTAGTGTGAACTTTGTCAAGAAGCCTCCTGATGATGCCAAGGAACACCTGCTTCTTGAGGCCAATGCAGATTTATGTAGTCCAAGTTTGTATGAGGAGAAGTTCAAAGCAGCTACACCTGCTTGTGTTCCACAGGGCACTAGAGATAAGCTTATTTCATTGGGTTTAGTGTCAAGAGCAGATTTTAAATAG